In Phreatobacter aquaticus, a single genomic region encodes these proteins:
- the flbD gene encoding sigma-54-dependent transcriptional regulator FlbD has translation MRLLIVGTLKGQLSIATKMAVDKGAAVTNAEDIETALRVMRAKGADLVMVDVAIDVRGLVKAFADEMIAVPVVACGTSNDARAAVAAIHAGAKEYIPLPPDPELIAAVLAAVANDAKQMIYRDEAMARVVQLANQVAPSDASILITGESGTGKEVLARYLHGKSNRANQPFIAVNCAAIPDNLLESELFGHEKGAFTGAVARRIGKFEEANGGTLLLDEISEMDIRLQSKLLRAIQERIIDRVGGTRPVPVDIRILATSNRTLAEEVRKGTFREDLLYRLNVVNLKLPPLRDRPADVLELAAHFARKYSEANGMAPRQLSADARRQLTVARWPGNVRELENTIHRAVLLSSGPEIGVDAIRTPDGGRLDERRGSDAVAAQAADIAEAMTRSLVGRTVADVERDLILDTLGHTLGNRTHAANILGISIRTLRNKLNQYADEGLAIPPPPQGEARYEQRYG, from the coding sequence ATGCGCCTCCTGATCGTCGGAACACTCAAGGGCCAGCTCTCGATCGCCACCAAGATGGCGGTCGACAAGGGGGCTGCCGTCACCAACGCGGAAGACATCGAGACCGCGCTCAGGGTCATGCGGGCCAAGGGCGCCGATCTCGTGATGGTGGATGTCGCGATCGACGTGCGCGGGCTGGTCAAAGCCTTCGCCGACGAGATGATCGCCGTGCCGGTGGTGGCCTGCGGCACCTCCAATGATGCCCGGGCGGCGGTCGCCGCCATCCATGCCGGCGCCAAGGAATATATCCCGCTGCCGCCGGATCCGGAGCTGATCGCAGCCGTGCTGGCGGCGGTCGCCAATGACGCCAAGCAGATGATCTATCGCGACGAGGCGATGGCCCGCGTCGTCCAGTTGGCGAACCAGGTCGCGCCCTCCGATGCGTCGATCCTGATCACTGGTGAAAGCGGCACCGGCAAGGAAGTGCTCGCGCGCTACCTCCACGGCAAGTCGAACCGCGCCAACCAGCCGTTCATCGCGGTCAATTGCGCGGCGATCCCCGACAACCTGCTGGAGAGCGAACTGTTCGGCCATGAGAAGGGCGCCTTCACCGGCGCGGTGGCGCGGCGCATCGGCAAGTTCGAGGAAGCCAACGGCGGAACGCTGCTGCTCGACGAAATCTCGGAGATGGATATCCGCCTGCAGTCGAAGCTGTTGCGCGCCATCCAGGAGCGGATCATCGACCGTGTCGGCGGTACCCGGCCTGTGCCGGTGGACATCCGCATTCTCGCGACCTCCAACCGCACGCTGGCGGAAGAGGTGCGCAAGGGCACGTTCCGCGAGGATCTGCTCTACCGGCTGAACGTCGTGAACCTCAAGCTGCCGCCGCTGCGCGACCGGCCCGCCGATGTGCTGGAGCTCGCCGCCCATTTCGCCCGCAAATATTCCGAGGCGAACGGCATGGCGCCGCGCCAGCTGTCGGCCGATGCGCGCCGCCAGCTGACCGTCGCGCGCTGGCCGGGCAATGTCCGCGAGCTGGAGAACACGATCCATCGCGCGGTCCTGCTGTCCTCTGGCCCGGAGATCGGCGTCGACGCGATCCGCACCCCCGATGGCGGCCGTCTCGACGAGCGCCGCGGTTCCGATGCCGTTGCTGCGCAGGCCGCCGACATCGCTGAGGCGATGACCCGCAGCCTGGTCGGCCGCACAGTTGCCGATGTCGAGCGCGACCTGATCCTCGACACGCTCGGCCATACGCTCGGCAACCGGACCCATGCCGCGAATATTCTCGGCATCTCGATCCGCACGCTGCGCAACAAGCTGAACCAATATGCCGATGAGGGCCTGGCCATTCCGCCGCCGCCGCAGGGCGAAGCGCGCTACGAGCAGCGCTACGGCTGA
- the fliN gene encoding flagellar motor switch protein FliN — translation MTTPENGMPLPDLDAEGIDIAEADGSLATLMPDDEAKNAATLEAVFDVPVHVSAVLGRSRMDVGDLLKLGPGAVLELDRKVGEAIDIYVNDRLVARGEVVLVEDKLGVTMTEIIKTER, via the coding sequence ATGACGACTCCCGAAAACGGAATGCCGCTGCCCGACCTTGACGCCGAAGGCATCGATATCGCGGAAGCCGATGGCTCGCTGGCGACATTGATGCCCGATGACGAGGCGAAGAATGCCGCGACACTCGAGGCCGTGTTCGACGTGCCCGTTCATGTCTCGGCGGTGCTTGGCCGTTCGCGCATGGATGTGGGCGATCTTCTGAAGCTTGGACCAGGCGCCGTGCTGGAACTCGACCGGAAGGTCGGCGAGGCCATCGACATCTATGTCAACGATCGCCTTGTCGCCCGCGGCGAAGTGGTCCTCGTCGAGGACAAGCTTGGCGTGACCATGACTGAAATCATCAAGACCGAGCGCTGA
- a CDS encoding FliH/SctL family protein, which translates to MMNWSSEGTMARPVKFMFDTEFAAEAKKAAEPKVTLNEHHALLALARQEGYAAGFAAGDAEANAAIARQRAEALKMVGARMNDAAAALHALESRLETEVVDIAVAVASKLTTGLIAREPMAEVRQLVGDCFANLRGVPHLVVRVHDDLLEDARTELTRLAHERGFEGRLVILAEPVIGLGDCRIEWSTGGIVLDREEISLRIAEATERYLAPGRTDSAEGTP; encoded by the coding sequence ATGATGAACTGGTCTTCTGAGGGCACAATGGCAAGGCCGGTCAAATTCATGTTCGACACCGAATTCGCCGCCGAGGCGAAGAAGGCGGCCGAACCCAAGGTGACGCTCAACGAGCACCACGCGCTTCTCGCGCTGGCGCGCCAGGAGGGCTATGCCGCCGGCTTCGCGGCCGGCGATGCCGAGGCCAATGCCGCGATTGCCCGTCAGCGCGCCGAAGCCCTCAAGATGGTGGGCGCCCGGATGAACGATGCCGCCGCCGCCCTCCATGCGCTGGAGAGCCGGCTGGAGACCGAGGTGGTCGACATCGCGGTGGCCGTCGCCTCCAAGCTGACGACAGGCCTGATCGCCCGCGAGCCGATGGCGGAGGTCCGCCAGCTTGTTGGCGATTGCTTCGCCAATCTGCGCGGCGTGCCGCATCTGGTTGTGCGGGTCCACGACGACCTTCTCGAAGACGCCCGCACCGAGCTGACAAGGCTTGCCCATGAGCGCGGGTTCGAGGGGCGGCTTGTCATTCTCGCCGAGCCGGTGATCGGTCTCGGCGACTGCCGGATCGAGTGGTCGACCGGCGGCATCGTGCTGGATCGCGAAGAGATTTCACTACGCATCGCTGAGGCCACCGAGCGCTATCTCGCTCCCGGGCGGACCGACAGCGCCGAGGGCACGCCATGA
- the fliG gene encoding flagellar motor switch protein FliG encodes MSGTNAREMEFAAALATLSGNGRVSTDAAKKLTGQQRAAILMLTLGDKVSARIWKMLDDDEIRQLSIAMSQLGNVEPETAESLMLEFIGRLSSAGGLMGNFDATERLLGQFMPPERVALLMEEIRGPAGRNMWEKLSNVQEQVLANYLKNEYPQTVAVVLSKIKPEHAGRVLAILPEEFALDVVGRMLKMEAIQKDVLERIEQTLRTEFMSNLSQTSRRDSHEAMAEIFNSFDRQTETRFITALEEQNRDSADRIKNLMFTFDDLAKLDAGSAQTLVRQVDKDKLAIALKGASQTMRDFFLSQMSTRAAKMMQDDMQALGPMRLKDVDEAQGTLVNLAKDLAAKGEIMISKNRADDELVF; translated from the coding sequence ATGAGCGGCACCAACGCACGTGAAATGGAGTTCGCTGCGGCGCTCGCCACCCTGTCAGGCAATGGCCGGGTATCGACCGACGCCGCCAAGAAGCTGACGGGTCAGCAGCGCGCGGCCATCCTCATGCTGACGCTCGGCGACAAGGTGTCGGCGCGCATCTGGAAGATGCTGGATGACGACGAGATCCGCCAGCTGTCGATCGCCATGTCGCAGCTCGGCAATGTCGAGCCAGAGACTGCCGAAAGCCTCATGCTGGAATTCATCGGCCGCCTGTCCTCGGCCGGCGGCCTGATGGGCAATTTCGATGCGACCGAGCGGCTGCTCGGGCAGTTCATGCCGCCGGAGCGGGTCGCGCTCCTGATGGAAGAAATCCGCGGACCTGCTGGCCGCAACATGTGGGAGAAGCTCTCCAACGTGCAGGAGCAGGTGCTCGCCAACTATCTGAAGAACGAATATCCGCAGACGGTCGCCGTCGTCCTGTCGAAGATCAAGCCGGAACATGCCGGTCGCGTGCTCGCCATCCTGCCGGAGGAATTCGCGCTCGATGTCGTGGGCCGCATGCTGAAGATGGAAGCGATCCAGAAGGACGTGCTGGAGCGCATCGAGCAGACGCTGCGTACCGAGTTCATGTCGAACCTGTCGCAGACCTCGCGGCGCGACAGCCATGAGGCCATGGCGGAAATCTTCAACTCGTTCGACCGCCAGACCGAGACGCGCTTCATCACGGCGCTGGAAGAGCAGAACCGCGACTCCGCCGACCGTATCAAGAACCTGATGTTCACCTTCGACGACCTCGCCAAGCTCGATGCAGGCTCGGCGCAGACGCTGGTGCGCCAGGTCGACAAGGACAAGCTGGCCATCGCCCTCAAGGGCGCCTCGCAGACCATGCGCGACTTCTTCCTGTCGCAGATGTCGACCCGCGCGGCAAAGATGATGCAGGACGACATGCAGGCGCTCGGGCCCATGCGTCTCAAGGATGTCGATGAGGCCCAGGGCACCCTGGTCAACCTCGCCAAGGATCTCGCTGCCAAGGGCGAGATCATGATTTCCAAGAACCGGGCTGATGATGAACTGGTCTTCTGA
- the fliF gene encoding flagellar basal-body MS-ring/collar protein FliF, with the protein MNGILDFLKNLGAARVGAMGAVALGLMGFFVYVILRMSQPNMSLLFSDLTLEDSAQVVKELERRQVKFQLRNDGGQIYVPQEQVARVRMQLAEGGLPRGGGVGYELFDKGDALSSTSFVQNINQLRALEGELSRTIRGIERVQSARVHLVMPERPLFSRERVEPSASIVLRMRGGLEPPQIRAIRHLVASAVRGLSPQRVSIVDEGGRLLADGAGDAAGMAGSSIDERRISQEKRLREQVESIIASVVGPGRARVQVTADMDFNRITQTSDDFDPERRVVRSTQTREEQSNSAEGRENQVTVGNELPGANNTAGQGNNTREASKKTEETVNYEIARTQRTEVIEGGRVKRVSVAVLVDGLYARDAQGNVNYQPRPAEELERIGALVRSSIGFDQRRGDQVEIVNLRFAEAPQLAGAEGPKPWWMVYEITKEDIRYAIELGVLLIVSILVLLFVVRPLLRRIVAPEEVRQAALPAGGHSGSGHSGAAGAGAGGGHEGGEAGGSGLPSAAAPPLAPGMENATMKMIEMAQLKGELHSASLAKVGELVEKNPHETVAIIRQWLHDAEPK; encoded by the coding sequence GTGAATGGCATTCTGGATTTTCTGAAGAATCTCGGCGCGGCACGGGTCGGCGCGATGGGTGCCGTCGCGCTCGGGCTGATGGGCTTCTTCGTCTATGTCATCCTCAGGATGAGCCAGCCCAACATGTCGCTCCTGTTCTCCGATCTGACGCTGGAGGACTCGGCGCAGGTCGTGAAGGAACTGGAGCGCCGCCAGGTCAAGTTCCAGCTGCGCAACGACGGCGGCCAGATCTACGTCCCGCAGGAGCAGGTGGCGCGAGTGCGCATGCAGCTTGCCGAAGGTGGCCTGCCGCGCGGCGGTGGTGTCGGCTACGAGCTGTTCGACAAGGGTGATGCCCTGTCCTCCACCTCCTTCGTCCAGAACATCAACCAATTGCGCGCCCTGGAAGGCGAGCTGTCGCGGACGATCCGTGGCATCGAACGCGTGCAGTCGGCGCGCGTCCACCTGGTCATGCCGGAGCGGCCACTGTTTTCCCGTGAGCGCGTCGAGCCGTCAGCCTCCATTGTGCTGCGCATGCGCGGCGGCCTGGAGCCCCCCCAGATCCGGGCGATCCGTCATCTCGTCGCATCCGCCGTTCGCGGTCTGTCGCCGCAGCGCGTGTCGATCGTCGACGAGGGTGGCCGGCTGCTGGCCGATGGCGCGGGTGATGCGGCGGGCATGGCCGGCTCGTCGATCGACGAGCGGCGGATCAGCCAGGAGAAGCGCCTGCGCGAGCAGGTCGAGAGCATCATTGCCTCGGTGGTCGGACCGGGGCGCGCCCGCGTTCAGGTCACTGCCGACATGGACTTCAACCGGATCACCCAGACATCCGACGATTTCGATCCGGAGCGCAGGGTCGTCCGCTCGACCCAGACCCGCGAAGAGCAGTCCAATTCGGCCGAAGGCCGCGAGAACCAGGTGACAGTCGGCAACGAACTGCCGGGCGCCAACAACACGGCAGGCCAGGGCAATAACACCCGCGAAGCCAGCAAGAAGACAGAGGAAACGGTCAATTACGAGATCGCCCGCACCCAGCGCACCGAGGTCATCGAGGGTGGCCGGGTGAAGCGGGTTTCGGTCGCTGTTCTGGTGGACGGTCTCTATGCCCGTGACGCACAGGGCAATGTGAACTACCAGCCGAGGCCTGCCGAGGAACTGGAGCGCATCGGAGCGCTCGTCCGTTCATCGATCGGCTTCGACCAGCGCCGCGGCGACCAGGTCGAGATCGTCAACCTGCGGTTTGCCGAAGCGCCCCAGCTGGCGGGCGCCGAAGGGCCGAAGCCCTGGTGGATGGTCTACGAGATCACCAAGGAAGACATCCGCTACGCCATCGAGCTTGGCGTCCTGTTGATCGTTTCGATCCTCGTCCTGCTGTTCGTCGTTCGCCCGCTGCTCCGCCGCATCGTCGCGCCGGAAGAGGTGCGCCAGGCCGCTCTGCCGGCCGGCGGCCATAGCGGATCGGGTCATTCGGGCGCTGCCGGAGCCGGCGCCGGCGGCGGTCACGAGGGCGGCGAGGCTGGCGGGTCAGGCTTGCCGTCGGCCGCCGCGCCGCCGCTCGCGCCGGGCATGGAAAATGCCACGATGAAGATGATCGAGATGGCGCAACTGAAGGGCGAGCTGCACTCGGCGTCCCTCGCCAAGGTCGGCGAACTCGTCGAGAAGAATCCCCACGAGACCGTGGCGATCATTCGCCAGTGGCTGCATGACGCGGAGCCGAAATGA